In a single window of the Pelodiscus sinensis isolate JC-2024 chromosome 18, ASM4963464v1, whole genome shotgun sequence genome:
- the TTPAL gene encoding alpha-tocopherol transfer protein-like — MSGESDCTRTSPSVGSPSDNEFLPDQPKYVCSLSPDLIAKAREELQEKPEWRLRDVQALRDMVCKDYPTLGTCLDDAFLLRFLRARKFDYDRALQLLVNYHSCRRSWPEVFNNLKPSAVKAVLESGFVTVLPHLDTEGRHIVCIRPDRWTPSNYPITENIRAIYLTLEKLIQSEETQVNGIVILADYKGVSLSKASHFGPFVAKKVIGILQDGFPVRIKAVNIINEPRIFKGIFAIIKPFLKEKIANRFFLHGSDLNSLHQNLPQRILPEEYGGTSGKLDITFWKELLLASEEDFLHDFSQLVLPGDNLPSEALVSGDAEEKQSEEPLRGMKPQLYYCY; from the exons ATGTCAGGAGAAAGTGATTGTACCCGAACAAGCCCATCCGTGGGGTCTCCATCAGATAATGAATTCCTGCCAGATCAGCCAAAGTATGTGTGCTCACTATCTCCTGACCTTATTGCAAAGGCTCGTGAAGAACTGCAGGAAAAACCTGAATGGAGGCTTCGTGATGTGCAAGCCCTCCGAGACATGGTGTGTAAGGATTACCCTACCCTGGGCACATGTCTGGATGATGCTTTTTTGCTAAGGTTCCTTAGAGCCAGGAAATTTGATTATGaccgagcgcttcagcttctGGTGAACTATCacagctgcaggaggagctggCCTGAGGTCTTCAATAACTTGAAACCATCTGCAGTTAAGGCTGTCTTAGAATCTGGCTTTGTCACTGTATTGCCTCACTTGGACACTGAGGGACGCCACATTGTCTGCATTCGTCCAG ACAGGTGGACACCAAGTAATTATCCAATTACTGAGAACATTCGTGCCATATACTTAACATTAGAAAAACTCATTCAGTCTGAAGAGACACAGGTGAATGGAATTGTAATCCTTGCAGACTACAAAGGAGTCAGCTTATCTAAGGCATCTCATTTTGGTCCTTTTGTAGCCAAAAAAGTGATTGGAATTCTTCAG GATGGTTTTCCAGTTAGAATAAAGGCTGTCAATATTATAAATGAGCCTCGCATATTCAAAGGAATTTTTGCCATCATCAAGCCTTTCCTGAAGGAAAAGATAGCAAACCGG tttttTCTTCATGGCTCTGATTTGAATTCTCTACATCAAAACCTTCCACAGAGGATCCTTCCTGAAGAATATGGTGGCACATCAGGGAAACTGGATATCACTTTCTGGAAAGAGTTGTTGCTTGCCTCCGAAGAGGATTTTCTGCATGACTTTTCTCAGCTTGTTCTCCCAGGTGACAACTTACCCTCTGAAGCTCTAGTAAGTGGGGATGCTGAGGAGAAGCAGAGTGAAGAGCCACTGCGAGGCATGAAACCTCAACTCTACTACTGTTATTAA